The following nucleotide sequence is from Aspergillus nidulans FGSC A4 chromosome I.
TGCCTGCGGTGGCCACGGCTACAGCAACTACAGCGGTATTGGCCCGTGGTACGCAGATTACCTGCCGACCCTGACTTGGGAGGGCGACAACTACATGCTCACTCAGCAGGTTGCGCGATATGTACGTCCCCCTTCCACCACCACTTATCTCATTACTAATATTTCGTAGCTCCTCAAATCCGCTCGCGCCGTCCTCGCTGGCAAAGGCACCGCCAACGACACCTCGCGCATTCTGCAAGCGTACCTTGCCCGCCGCGACAAGGGCGCCTCGTTCGACATTCTTGGCAACGACGCCGACATTGTCGCGGCCTTCGCTTGGCGGACGGCCCACCTCACATTCGAGACTCTCAAGTACCGAGACGTTGAGAAGCGCTCGTGGAACAGTCTGCTTATCAACTTCTGGCGTCTTTCCACCGCTCTATCACAGTACCTCGTCGTGAAGAACTTTTACGAAGCCGTCAACTCGCCCGAAATCAGATCCTCCCTTGACAAGGACACAGCATCTACCCTCCGATCTCTCTTCCGCCTCCACGCCCTGCACACTCTCGACCGCGAAGCCTCCgagttcttctcctccgctgccgTGACGGTACGGCAGATCGGCCTCACTCAGACAAGTGAGGTTCCgaagctccttgatgagATTCGGCCGCATGCGGTGAGACTCGTTGATTCTTGGAAGATTCCCGATTGGCAGCTCGACAGCGCGCTCGGACGCAGCGACGGCGACGTCTATCCCGATCTGTTCAAGAGGGCGAGCATGCAGAACCCGGTTAACGATCTGGTGTTTGATCCATATCCATGGAATGAGAATGTGCTGAAGAACGCGGGGGAGATTAAGAGCAAGCTGTGAGGTACtatattctttctttttgaaCTATTGCATAGAGATTTTTAGTTAGAGTACTAGACTGTCCTGATACAGGTGGAATATAGAATAGAACGATGATTACTCTTCTGCCAACCTTATTTGCTCAAGGGCCCTGGTTGCTCGAATAGAAGATTGACACTTGCTCTAACTAGCTATTCCCTTACTAACCTCCCCGAGCCAAAAACAATGAGTAAGCATGAGACCAAGCATCCAAAACTTGGCACGGCCGAGACATGGCCGAGCGAGTAGCATGGCTGCGCTGGTGGCGATCGCTCCGGCGCCGTTGCGGCAGAGGACGATCTTATTCGCTGCCTCACAGACAAGGCGACAAGACTTCCCAAACGAGCTAGACCCGGAGACATTCTTCGGGGATTGTGCCGACAGTCAGATCTTTAATCCTTCAGGATCGGTGTTTGTTCCTGGCTTACGGCAAATGCTAGCATGCTTTGAATAGTGCAATATGGCGTGAAAAACatcctttccttctcagaTTCGGGATCCTGAATAACTCTCTCTGTCGTCTTGACGGTGCGTGTACCTGAATGTTGACAATGGCGTACGTATGTGGCGATGACTAATGTATACAAGACAGGCGCTAAAAAAACATCCCCACCACGATTTCAAAGCAAGTGGACCTCAACTGTCCTTCCACTCGATTCTGTAGACCATATCTGCTATATAAGGAGCGTACTGTCCCTGCCGAAGATGTCGTCCATCACTCTCTATACCCCTGCAGTCCTCCACAATGGCTCTCCCTGACGTCGAAAACACCCCCGCCGCCGGCATCCCCTACTTTACACCAGCACAGAACCCTCCTGCTGGAACAGCTGCCAACCCGCAAACCAGCGGCAATGCCGTCCCCAAGCTGTACACACCTCTGACGGTGCGTGGGGTGACCTTCCACAACAGACTTGGCCTCGCGCCGCTCTGCCAGTACTCCGCAGAAGACGGCCACATGACAGACTACCACATCGCGCACTTGGGAGGTATTGCCCAGCGCGGCCCCGGTCTCATGATGATCGAGGCAACCTCCGTCTCACCTGAAGGCAGAATCACGCCGCAGGACGTCGGTTTATGGAAGGACTCGCAGATTGCGCCCATGAAGCGCGTCATCGACTTCGTGCACTCGCAGTCCCAGAAGATTGGCGTGCAGATTGCCCACGCCGGCCGCAAGGCTTCGAACATCGCCCCCTGGCTCATGAACAAGGGCATCGTCGCGACGGAGAAGGTCGGTGGCTGGCCGGATCGTGTGATCGGCCCGTCCACCGTGCCCTTCCACGAGACTTTCCCCACCCCCAAGGCCATGACCAAGGACGACATCGAGCAGTTCAAGCGCGACTGGTTTGATGCGTGCAAGCGGGCCATTGCCGCTGGCGCGGACTTCATCGAGATCCACAATGCCCACGGGTATCTTCTCTCGTCTTTCCTATCACCGTCTTCCAACACGCGCACCGACGAGTACGGCGGCTCCTTTGAGAACCGCATCCGGCTCTCTCTCGAAATCGCCCAGGTCACCCGTGACGCCGTCGGCCCCAACGTTCCTGTTTTTCTCCGTGTCTCCGCGACGGACTGGATCGAGGAGACCCTCCCCGAGGAATCGTGGAAGCTCTCTGACTCCGTCCGCTTCGCCGAAGCCCTCGCTGCCCAGGGCGCTATTGACCTGATCGACGTCTCTTCCGGCGGTGTCCACGCcgcgcagaagatcaagtcCGGGCCGGCTTTCCAGGCTCCCTTCGCTGTGGCTATCAAGAAGGCCGTTGGCGATAAGCTCCTTGTTGCGACGGTGGGCACGATCACGAACGGTAAGCAGGCGAACAAGCtgcttgaggaggagggattGGATGTTGCGCTTGTGGGACGTGGTTTCCAGAAGGATCCCGGTCTGGCGTGGACTTTCGCGCAGCATcttgatgttgagattgcGATGGCGAGTCAGATTCGGTGGGGATTCACAAGGCGCGGGGGCACGCCTTATATCGACCCCAAAGCTTATAAGGAGAGCATCTTTGAGTAAGCGGGGAGTACGCGGAATCCTATAGACATAGATTAGAGCCTGGTGTTTTTTCTATAGACAATAGAGCGTCTATTTCATGGATTGATGATTTGTATTCCCTTTCCATAGACCAGTCTGAGTTCGCACCTCCACATATGGGCTAAGGTGCTTGCAGAGAACGGAGGCTGCCGCAAATTTCATTAGCGACGTGAAGAGAGCTGCTGGCTTAAGCTGGATGGAATCAAGCAGCAGTAATTCAATCTTAGTCTGCCCAATGAGACGTGCGATTTTGCTATTATTCCCCCTAGACCGAGACGATGCACTTCGCCCAGACGATCCGCAAACCTGCAGATTCTTTGCCCATTGCCCAACTCAAGAGGAGATACAAACTGCAGTCTAAAAAGGCACGAACGCAGTTCTATTCGGGCCGGCCTTGCGGCTGGAACTTTGGCTGAAATCGGCATCATCCGTCTTCTGCACGCTGATTACAGATGTTGGTGCGTACGGGCCGGCCTCAGATGAGCCAACCATTATTATAAAATTTCCATTTCATGGACTGGCTTAGCATTAGATAGACCTATAACACTTAGGAAAGACACGGCAACTTGACCAGCCATGCACCGGTCAATTCATGCTGATGAGTAGTGATAGTAAGGTACATCGAGATACTTGGGAGCTCACGAGAGATGAGAGTGATATCGCGATGCTATAGCTGCCACTGGATCAATCGGTTCAGCATTGTGACTCTTCATATTTCCGATAATACTTGACCGGTTCCTTGTTAGCGGTACCTATAGAAATACGTGCCGTCTAGAAAGAACCAGACGAACATTCCTTTGCTGGCTCTATAGCCATTCATGGGTAGAGCGAGCCGGGAAAAAATGTGGGACAAGAGACAGAAGGAGTGGAAGCTCTCATTCCACAATATAGATTCTTTCAGAAATGAAAGAGCTGCCGCCGGCCTTATCCTGACAGATTGGGTTCGAGATCTAAGTACGGGGGAGACTGTTATCCGATACCAGCTTCAATTCGTGCTCTGCTGGCGTATGCATGAGTCGAGGGCTCCAGAATCCCGTCAGGCCCAATTCTGTCCGGCCCCGCGAGCAAGGCAACGCTTGAACAGCGACCAAAATCATTCTCAAAGTATGATTAGGGTACTGGGATCTAATGTGCACAGTTAAGGCCGTTCTTATAACTCCGTACGCTGCGGTAATATGACGTCATAATATGCCCTATTCTCTCTACGTCTTGACTTCAACTAGCCTGGTGCCGAGATTTTTGCCTTGAATGCTCTGGAAATTAGTCCTGCATCAGATCAAGCTGTTGAAACCGTTTGCTAAGCCACACATCAACCCTAAGTGGCGTTCGTCAGCGATGCGGCCGGGACACCAGTAGGCTTAGGGCTCAACAGACTCTTTGATATCTCTGGTTAAGCAGCTGCTAGGTCGAAGCTAAACTTGGGTTTACGACGCAAGACAACAAGTCGGAATAAATCTGAATCCTGGGGACAAGCTAGGGCTTCGGCCGAGGCAGATACGGTGGAGCCGTTCACAGCGCATAATGAGGATTTTGTCGTCTTTACTATGGATCTTGATATAAGCCACATCACCGGAACAGAACTCTTTATCGGCTGTGAGATCCACTTCCTATATGGTCTGACAGCTTCGTCAAACAAACGAGACGGCGACGCGAGTGCCCCATTAATAGGAGTCGACGAGGCCACATAAGCTCTCGTCTCAGCGCCATATTTTCGATGCTATTGAGGACTCTGCATGTGATGTTCTCACTATCAGATAATAAATAACACTCATGGCTAACACTTGCATACTGATAGAGCAACGAGAGAAAGACCCGGTAGCTTGTTTAATTTCATCGATGGGACAAAGGTCACCCTTTAAGGTCCCAGATTCACGAGCGAAAAGGTACAGTACTAAGAAACATGTCTGGCCCGTATGGCAATGTCTATTGTAGCTACTAGGAGATTTTGGTTATTGCTGCTATTTGATTGATATTCAGTCTCGACGAAACTGACCCGCCAAATCTTGCCATCAAGAGATAATTACGCGCTTGGGGGAGACAGTATATAAACTCACCAATTTTGCTCTCTCGTAGCTAAGGAGAGTCTCTGTAATCTGGTATTACCAGTTGTATGTATACGTGAAATGTCACGATAATCTCGCCTAGCTGACCCCAACCATGCGGCGAATTTCCGCCCCACAGTCCCAGAATATCTTCCAATCAGCTGTCTGGATCTCAGTTTTTCGGCTGCCCGATAAAACGATCTAAACCCGGCTTGGCCGCTTGGACCCTGGGCCTGGACCCTAGGCCTTTGTTCAAACTTTAGCCCCTGATGTGTTTCCTGGTTTTGTATTTAATACTCCCCAATTTCCGTTCTTCCCTCTTTCAATCTGTCTTTCTCTTGAAATCCTTCAGCACCGTAAATCCCTCGAAATGATGCtcagctctcttcttctcccggCTCTGGCCTCCCTCGCCATCGCAGAGAGCATAGTGACTTCTATGTTCATTTTCGGTGCAGACAGACAGCCTCTCGCGGCGTCGATCATGGGTAATGTACGTGATTGATTATATTCCCCAATTTGCTGTATGGGGAAACGTACTGACCAAGCTCAGGACGCGTCCGCAACAACATACAGTATAAACTGTCCCCCCGGCACAGACAGCAACGACTGTGGGATGGGACCAGGCATGACCGTGATTGCAGCGGATGAAACCACGACGTACATGATGAACGATGGGGATAACTTGTACGTCCTACACTATTCTTCCCACCCTTCCCTTCTTTGCTTTATAATGGTAGTCAAGGTCTGATTTTGTCGCAGCAAATTCACAGCTGAATGCAGCGTTGGGAAATCCATCGCCGATTGTACCGCGAGCGCCGGTGGCCCCGACGCAAACTTTCCTGGAGTCGAGACGGCCACTGAGGAAGTGAGCTACATTCCTGTCACTGTCACGGCGGGGAGTGTTACGAGTACGGGGGGATCTACCGCGActtcgacctcgacttcgAGTTCCAGTAATGGGTCTTCTGCGAGCGAGGAGGCCACCGCTGCGGGCTCCGCCAGTGCCTCGCGGGCCTCTGAGACGGCTTCTCAGACGGCTGAAGAGACTGCGGCGCAGCCGAGCGAGACTGGTGCTGCGGTGAGGGTCACTGGTGTTGTTGGATTGGTGGTTGGaggtgctgctgttgcgctGATGGGTGCAGGGCTTTGAGGAACTTGTCGTTAGTGGCAGATATGGCATTGAGCAGATGCTCTTATGTAGATGATAGGCTGGTTTGTGCGTCATCTGTATTATGTATGTTTATGTATGTTTATGTATATTTGGTTTCATTCTTTAGCTATATCCATGTATGATAGCACTCGGATATAGTACTTCGGTATGGCATATAAATGCCTGTAGATGCAAGAACATACTCAAAATCACCTAAAGACTCCCTAGACAGTATGCTGCGGTCAGCCGTAGATGATGAAACAGATGCAGATAACAAACTGGCAGTGGAGCTGCCTATCAAAAAGAAAATTGCTTGCTGTTACTGTACATCACCGGCACCAATTCTTTGCGAGACAAGAAGCCCAGGTCTGTTCATAGGTCAAAGCTTCATACTCCGATGCCCCCCAACAACCCTGGGCACCTCAACGCCCCACGCAATCCTACAATCCCAGCGCACAGTCTCCTGAGATACTTCAGTCTCTCCTTGTGGCCCTGGATAAATGCCAACGACATCTCTCCACACAGTATCCCCCACTCCCAGCTGCCCACTCACCCACCGCCGTGCAATCTCTCCCGTAACGGCATCCCCATCCCTTCTCGCATCCAGGACCAGCAGAGTTCCGGCCAGAATCCAGGCGAGCGTGAACATGACTCGACgtgcatcagcaacagccagaGCTGGCGAATCCTGCAAAGATGTAAACCGCGCCTTAAAAGCCGTCCACGCACTCCTCAGTCCAAGTCCATCTGGGACCGCGCCATCCCCAAGCAGCCGCATCACTCGCTCAACCCATCCAGCGAGGACGTCAAAGTTCTCCCCCTTGAGCAGGAATCGCACACACTCGCTCGCCAGGACATTGGTCGTCCCTTCCCAGATAGAGTTGACGAACGTATTCCGCAGGATCCGCGAAACATTAAACTCCGGTTCGTCTGGCTCATCCATGTACCCCACGCCGCCCATTGCCTCCTGGCATTCCTGGACTCCCACAACAGCCATCTTTGATATCACGGCCTTTGAGAGTGCGGTTAGGGTCCTGAAGACAGTGTTTGCTTCTGCGCCTGCCCTTGGGAGGTGCGCGAGCTCGCGCTGACCATCCCGCGTCTTGTTCTCGACGAGATCCATGACAGCAATCGTGAAAAAGGCCAGTTCCATACCCGCACGATGCCGTCCTTCAAGCTCCGCCATGAGTCGTAAGTGCATAGGTATAAGCCACAATGGTTCCCCGACCGTCGTTCTGGTCTTCGCAAAAGCCTTTGCGATACTGAGCGCCCGGCGCCAGTTCCCCAGCGAGCCGAGGAATGTATGTGCGCGCGTGATATTCAGCAGCGGGGCGATGGTCTGCACCCCCCTGTCGAGGTCGCCGAC
It contains:
- a CDS encoding putative GPI anchored protein (transcript_id=CADANIAT00007548), translated to MMLSSLLLPALASLAIAESIVTSMFIFGADRQPLAASIMGNDASATTYSINCPPGTDSNDCGMGPGMTVIAADETTTYMMNDGDNFKFTAECSVGKSIADCTASAGGPDANFPGVETATEEVSYIPVTVTAGSVTSTGGSTATSTSTSSSSNGSSASEEATAAGSASASRASETASQTAEETAAQPSETGAAVRVTGVVGLVVGGAAVALMGAGL
- a CDS encoding putative acyl-CoA dehydrogenase (transcript_id=CADANIAT00007549), which encodes MSPTSKPATANSGHITRPAPLGNTFTTDPSLRRILEWYIPHHVDALSPHLTRLGDEAVSAKIHEWSADAERNLPYVKWYNVWGERYGVDRLVTSEGWKRLGAWGAENGLRRECDLLMADKYGKERRMAQYAVNYMTGPSSGLTSCPASMTDGAALILSNEIARRSLPQDHPFQVALRRLTSRGTDAWTSGQWMTERAGGSDVQNTETWATYSPLPASELRNATGQPQIDEGEYLVNGFKFFSSATDANIALLLAKTTPSGKLSVFLAPLRRTITDKDGKRHEVSNGVRIHRLKNKMGTKELPTAELELVDMRAHLVGDLDRGVQTIAPLLNITRAHTFLGSLGNWRRALSIAKAFAKTRTTVGEPLWLIPMHLRLMAELEGRHRAGMELAFFTIAVMDLVENKTRDGQRELAHLPRAGAEANTVFRTLTALSKAVISKMAVVGVQECQEAMGGVGYMDEPDEPEFNVSRILRNTFVNSIWEGTTNVLASECVRFLLKGENFDVLAGWVERVMRLLGDGAVPDGLGLRSAWTAFKARFTSLQDSPALAVADARRVMFTLAWILAGTLLVLDARRDGDAVTGEIARRWVSGQLGVGDTVWRDVVGIYPGPQGETEVSQETVRWDCRIAWGVEVPRVVGGHRSMKL
- a CDS encoding NADH:flavin oxidoreductase/NADH oxidase (transcript_id=CADANIAT00007547) yields the protein MALPDVENTPAAGIPYFTPAQNPPAGTAANPQTSGNAVPKLYTPLTVRGVTFHNRLGLAPLCQYSAEDGHMTDYHIAHLGGIAQRGPGLMMIEATSVSPEGRITPQDVGLWKDSQIAPMKRVIDFVHSQSQKIGVQIAHAGRKASNIAPWLMNKGIVATEKVGGWPDRVIGPSTVPFHETFPTPKAMTKDDIEQFKRDWFDACKRAIAAGADFIEIHNAHGYLLSSFLSPSSNTRTDEYGGSFENRIRLSLEIAQVTRDAVGPNVPVFLRVSATDWIEETLPEESWKLSDSVRFAEALAAQGAIDLIDVSSGGVHAAQKIKSGPAFQAPFAVAIKKAVGDKLLVATVGTITNGKQANKLLEEEGLDVALVGRGFQKDPGLAWTFAQHLDVEIAMASQIRWGFTRRGGTPYIDPKAYKESIFE